The following proteins are co-located in the Haloarcula marismortui ATCC 43049 genome:
- the ilvB gene encoding biosynthetic-type acetolactate synthase large subunit — MSERASVPKEEEETEPETEQEPVTTGAQSVIRALENAETDYVFGVQGGAIMPVYDALYDSDINHVTMAHEQGASHAADAYGVVTGDPGVCFATSGPGATNLVTGIADANMDSDPVIALTGQVPTEFVGNDAFQETDTVGITQPITKESYFAADSDTVGDDVSEAFALADAGRQGPTLVDLPKDVTQGETEVEPGSPETPETYEVPEEADDENVQEAAEALAEADRPVILSGGGVIKADASSALREFAKEYEIPVITTMPGIGSFPEDHELSLEWAGMHGTGYANMAISNTDCMLAIGTRFDDRLTGGVDSFAPDAEVIHVDIDPAEISKNVYADYPLIGDARNVLRQLFDAMPRAPDADEWRDQCQTWKDEYPMDYDTPDDEPLKPQYVVEQFSEMTPDDTIVCTGVGQHQMWASQFWEYTEPRTWVSSHGLGTMGYGVPAAIGAKLAAPDQEVVCFDGDGSFLMTVQGLSVAVREQLDITYVVLNNEAVGMVRQWQDGFYEGRRMASEYPWIPQFDKLAEAFGARGFTLESYDNVEETIQEARDYDGPSVIDAHIDPGENVFPMVPSGGDNGQFALNEDHLDMI, encoded by the coding sequence ATGAGCGAGCGCGCATCCGTCCCCAAGGAAGAGGAAGAAACAGAACCAGAAACCGAACAGGAGCCGGTCACAACGGGCGCGCAGTCGGTTATTCGCGCGCTCGAAAACGCCGAGACCGATTACGTCTTCGGCGTTCAGGGCGGTGCAATCATGCCCGTCTACGACGCGCTGTACGACTCCGATATCAACCACGTCACGATGGCCCACGAACAGGGGGCCTCACACGCGGCGGACGCGTACGGCGTCGTCACCGGCGACCCCGGCGTCTGTTTCGCCACGTCCGGCCCCGGGGCGACGAACCTCGTGACCGGCATCGCCGACGCCAACATGGACTCGGACCCGGTCATCGCGCTGACCGGCCAGGTCCCGACGGAATTCGTCGGCAACGATGCGTTCCAGGAGACGGACACGGTGGGCATCACCCAGCCGATCACGAAGGAGAGCTACTTCGCTGCCGACTCAGACACTGTCGGCGACGATGTCAGCGAAGCGTTCGCGCTCGCTGACGCCGGCCGGCAGGGACCGACGCTGGTCGACCTGCCGAAGGACGTGACTCAGGGCGAAACCGAGGTTGAACCCGGCTCCCCCGAGACGCCGGAGACCTACGAGGTGCCGGAGGAGGCCGACGACGAAAACGTCCAGGAGGCCGCAGAAGCTCTAGCCGAAGCCGACCGCCCGGTCATCCTCTCGGGTGGCGGCGTCATCAAGGCAGACGCATCGAGTGCGCTCCGTGAGTTCGCAAAGGAGTACGAGATTCCGGTCATCACGACGATGCCCGGCATCGGCTCCTTCCCCGAGGACCACGAACTCTCGCTTGAGTGGGCCGGGATGCACGGCACCGGCTACGCCAACATGGCGATTAGCAACACCGACTGCATGCTGGCCATCGGGACGCGCTTCGACGACCGCCTGACCGGCGGCGTCGACTCTTTTGCCCCCGACGCGGAGGTCATCCACGTCGACATCGACCCGGCCGAAATCAGCAAGAACGTCTACGCTGACTACCCACTCATCGGAGACGCCCGGAACGTGCTCCGGCAGCTGTTCGACGCGATGCCGCGTGCGCCGGACGCCGACGAGTGGCGCGACCAGTGCCAGACCTGGAAAGATGAGTACCCGATGGACTACGACACGCCCGACGACGAGCCGCTGAAGCCGCAGTACGTCGTCGAGCAGTTCTCGGAGATGACGCCGGACGACACTATCGTCTGTACCGGCGTCGGCCAGCACCAGATGTGGGCCTCCCAGTTCTGGGAGTACACCGAGCCCCGGACGTGGGTGTCGTCCCACGGTCTCGGGACGATGGGGTACGGCGTGCCAGCCGCCATCGGTGCCAAACTCGCCGCGCCGGACCAGGAGGTCGTCTGCTTCGACGGCGACGGCTCGTTCCTGATGACCGTGCAGGGCCTGTCGGTCGCGGTGCGTGAGCAACTCGATATCACCTACGTCGTCCTGAACAACGAGGCGGTCGGGATGGTCCGCCAGTGGCAGGACGGCTTCTACGAGGGCCGCCGGATGGCCTCCGAGTACCCGTGGATCCCACAGTTCGACAAGCTCGCCGAGGCCTTCGGCGCACGCGGGTTCACGCTCGAATCCTACGACAATGTCGAGGAGACGATACAGGAAGCACGCGACTACGACGGGCCGAGCGTCATCGACGCTCACATCGACCCCGGGGAGAACGTCTTCCCGATGGTCCCAAGCGGCGGTGACAACGGCCAGTTCGCGCTCAACGAAGACCATCTGGACATGATCTAA
- the ilvN gene encoding acetolactate synthase small subunit — protein MPGPAPDERMRPKGRRNTQGIRVDPEAEVTHEPRQAVLSALVKHRPGVLSEVSALFSRRQFNIESLTVGPTVDDDTARMTILIEEPEPGIDQAKKQLQKLVPVISVRELEGEAVRRELALVKVSGEKPDDVNAVADMYNGQAVDASTDSVTVEITGSKQKIDAAIEAFKQFDVQEIVRTGAAALERGPKTLEKDV, from the coding sequence ATGCCAGGCCCCGCGCCGGACGAACGGATGCGCCCGAAGGGCCGACGCAACACGCAGGGAATCCGCGTCGACCCCGAGGCCGAAGTGACACACGAACCGCGACAGGCGGTGCTGTCCGCGCTGGTCAAACACCGGCCGGGCGTGCTGTCGGAAGTGTCAGCGCTGTTCAGCCGACGGCAGTTCAACATCGAAAGCCTGACCGTCGGGCCGACAGTCGACGACGACACAGCCCGGATGACGATCCTCATTGAGGAGCCGGAACCGGGGATCGACCAGGCGAAAAAGCAACTGCAGAAGCTCGTGCCAGTCATTTCGGTCAGGGAACTCGAAGGCGAGGCCGTCCGCCGGGAACTCGCGCTGGTGAAAGTCAGCGGCGAGAAGCCCGACGATGTCAATGCGGTCGCCGATATGTATAACGGGCAGGCAGTCGACGCGTCGACCGACTCGGTCACCGTCGAGATTACGGGTAGCAAGCAGAAGATCGACGCCGCCATCGAGGCGTTCAAGCAGTTCGATGTGCAGGAAATTGTGCGAACCGGGGCCGCCGCACTGGAACGCGGCCCGAAAACATTAGAGAAAGATGTCTGA
- the ilvC gene encoding ketol-acid reductoisomerase, translating into MSDELTTTVYYDEDADVSTINDETVAVLGYGSQGHAHALNLHESGVDVIVGLRQDSSSWADAEDAGLRVETPDVAAGEADRVVMLVPDTIQPAVYEAIEDELDAGDTLQFAHGFNIHYGQIEPPEDVDVTMVAPKSPGHLVRRTYERGEGTPGLIAVYQDATGNAKQESLAYAKGIGCTRAGVIETSFQEEVETDLFGEQAVLCGGVTEMVKAGFETLVDAGYAPEMAYFECLNELKLIVDLMYEGGHMGMWNSVSDTAEYGGLTRGEEVIDREGMEKILEEVQNGEFAREWINENQANRPAYKQYRDAEQNHQIEAVGENLRELFAWGEDADAETTEAPADD; encoded by the coding sequence ATGTCTGACGAACTTACCACAACAGTCTATTACGACGAGGACGCTGACGTATCGACAATCAACGATGAGACCGTAGCCGTGCTGGGTTACGGGTCGCAGGGCCACGCCCACGCGCTGAACCTTCACGAGTCCGGCGTCGACGTAATCGTCGGCCTCCGACAGGACTCTTCGTCGTGGGCTGACGCCGAGGACGCGGGCCTCCGTGTCGAGACGCCCGACGTGGCCGCCGGCGAGGCGGACCGCGTCGTGATGCTCGTCCCGGACACGATTCAGCCGGCCGTCTACGAGGCCATCGAGGACGAACTGGACGCCGGCGACACGCTCCAGTTCGCACACGGCTTCAATATCCACTACGGCCAGATTGAACCGCCGGAAGACGTCGACGTGACGATGGTCGCGCCCAAATCGCCCGGCCACCTCGTCCGCCGGACCTACGAACGCGGCGAGGGGACGCCGGGTCTCATCGCGGTGTATCAGGACGCGACCGGCAACGCCAAGCAGGAGTCGCTGGCCTACGCGAAGGGCATCGGCTGTACCCGCGCTGGCGTCATCGAGACCTCCTTCCAGGAAGAGGTCGAGACGGACCTCTTCGGCGAGCAGGCCGTCCTCTGTGGCGGCGTCACCGAGATGGTCAAGGCCGGCTTCGAGACGCTGGTCGACGCCGGCTACGCGCCGGAGATGGCCTACTTCGAGTGCCTGAACGAACTCAAGCTCATTGTCGATCTGATGTACGAGGGCGGCCACATGGGCATGTGGAACTCCGTCTCCGACACGGCCGAGTACGGCGGCTTGACCCGCGGTGAGGAGGTCATCGACCGTGAGGGCATGGAGAAAATTCTCGAAGAGGTCCAGAACGGCGAGTTCGCTCGCGAGTGGATCAACGAGAATCAGGCCAACCGACCCGCCTACAAGCAGTATCGCGACGCCGAACAGAACCACCAGATCGAAGCCGTCGGCGAGAACCTGCGCGAACTGTTCGCGTGGGGTGAGGACGCCGACGCAGAGACGACAGAAGCCCCAGCAGATGACTAA